Within the Triplophysa dalaica isolate WHDGS20190420 chromosome 2, ASM1584641v1, whole genome shotgun sequence genome, the region TCATGGCAGCAGCGCTGTAGGAAGTGTCTGCCCACCCATCACTAGCCCACCTCCTGTTAGTGTTTGTGCTCTTCTGTCTGGACTGTATATACTCCGCGTAGGTCTGGATGCGGTAACTCTCTGCGTAACGGCTGGTGTTTATAGCTGCACACACAGAGATGCGAACATACAGTGGTGTTCAGCAGGGGTCTATGCGCAGGCCGCTGATGTTCTAGAGGTGTGACTGTGATACCTATCTGCACTTGATCCGTCTGACTGAGAGAAacaaatgctgatgtgtcatcAATCCACGACACCTGGATGTTacctgagagagagaacagagtcAGAGCTCTGCACATAATCGGTCAGACAGACGAGTGTGTATTCGTGTGCATGAGTTACCGAAGGCGCTGAAGAGCTGATATAGGTCACAGGTTTTCCATTCTTTAGGGAATGTGACGTACAGAACATGATCTCTCTTAGGCTGCACTGAAACAGACAAATggaatgtatatatatatatatatatatattagtagaTTACAATCTTTCTACGAGGAAATAGTCAACAATGTCATGTATACAATTCTATCTGTATGTAtgctatttatttaatacacttTCTGCAAGTATTtattgtaaagctgctttgaaaccatGAAAAAAAGCATTATGATAAATGTGTGGTGAGTTTGTGTGTCTTACGGTCTGGTCCACACATGTTCAGGTAAGGAATGTCAATCACCCTCATCAGGAACAAtctagaaaacacaaacatgaactGATGTGAACCACACTGACAAAGATAGCAGTATAcgcacctgtgtgtgtgtgtgtgtgtgtgtggcctaCTTATTGTAAAATGGTTCAAGGAGTTTGGAGCGAGCAGAGATGTGACTCTTTGGGGGAGTGAGAAAAGTACCTGAGGAACAAAAGATCAacaatgaacacacacacacagcctagTTATGATAAATATTGcctagaaaacaaaaagaatatATGTTGGCATctaattcattcattaaaacacaGCTAACACCTCTTAACTACAGTAACACATTGTTTATCatcgcacaaacacacacccagatAGTTTGCCATGGAGATGAAACACAGTCCAGTGATGTACGCGTCATAACCGGCTTCATGAAGCTGTTCTGATGATGTGTCGTAACTCTGGAAATTTTCAGGACattctacacaaacacacaacattctTGGTTAGATGATAGTGTGTTTTTGACAGCCACAGCTGAAGTGTGTTGTGTGCACCAGTACCTGTTTGGGGTGATTTAAAAGGTTTCTCTATCAGCCGTTTGTGTAGTTCTCCCAGTGATGTGTTATGAATGATCTCCTGTCGCACAAATCCATAAACACAAGatgaatgaaacaaacacaggGTCACAGATTTTTAAAACGATGTAAAGTACCTTAAAGGGTTGGATCGACGCCATCAGCTTTGTGTCGACCAGCCTGATACACACAACGACACAAACAGACAGGAAGTTAAGAGCGCACGCACAACAACAGCTGCGAACATGTGAGTGATCAGTGGTTACCTGGGAAACACAGACATCGTCACCTCCTTAAAGTCATCCAGctcctacacaaacacacacactgtaaaacatgGAGTGTACAATGACACAACttgcaggtttgtgtgtgtaactgGTTACCTCAGGCACCGGTCCACAGAACTGATGGATAGTGTGCATCACGTCCAACAACATATTGTGTCCAACAACCAGCTTGCCCTGAGATTAACACACAgtttatttacacattattgaacacacaacacacatacacacatgaagTGTTACTCACAGACTTTGAGACGGCTCTGATAACTCTGGAGAAACCCACAGCATCATTCAACtcctcctacacacacacacacaccacacgtTACTGCACtgattgtgtgtttaaaaatgttatgtcaATATGTAGTGAGTGACTGTTGTGTGTTTAGGGTTCACCTGCTCTCGCTGTTGTTTCTGCtgctctctcctcctcctctcctcaTCATCCACCTTACTGATCTGAATGAAACGCTCcttctgcaacacacacacatgcgtgcGTTATAAAGTCATGTCACAAACACAGTTGTGTGTCTGAACTGCTGTTTAGTGCGTTTATTGTTTGCACCTTGTCATTCTCAAGCGTCTCAACGTGAAGTCCTTTAGATTGCCTACAGAAAACACCAAGATGAGACTATCATCGTACACTAcatgttaacacacacacacagttataactacaggtgtgtttgtgtgtcacctTGAGTTGAGTGTCTGATAGATGAGCTTCCTCTGAaagctgaaacacacacaactactCATCAGTACTGCACACATGtctgataacacacacacacacacactcaccctgTGCAGGGCTCCAGGTCCACAGATTTCTCAGAGTTCTTGAGAAGATCTTCAACTTTGTCTctgtgcgcgcacacacacacacacacacatcagtgtaAATAATGCGTCatcacagtttcagtgcagtgacagaaatatgtgtgtgtgtgactcactCCACAGTCTTTATAAACGCTCTCTGGTCTTCAGGGACGTGACTGACACTCATGCTAGAATTAGGCGTGTACGTGATTGGACCGTTGCCGTTGATCTGACCCCGCCTCTCCTCATACTGCTCCCTCAGCTGTGACTCCTCCTCCTGCGTCAGATACGGGATCCCTACAGCAACCGAACATGAATGACAGCTGTCAGTCAAAACCCAGAGTTTcgtataacacacacacagacgcacacactgaccGCTGCGGAAGACTTTGTTGAAGTCGAATCCCTGACTGGCCAAGAAATCAATACTGGAACTCTGAGGAGACACAATCACACAGCTCATAATTCACTCTAGTAGTGTACTGTTGTGAGCTACACAACGACACTTCACACAGTGTGTCTCACCTGACAGATGAACTTTATGTCTGGAGATGTGCGGTTGAAGGGTTTGGGGAAAACGTAGAAGTTGAAGGCTTTAGTGATGTATCTGTGTGAGAGAACACAgcgtgacgtgtgtgtgtgtgtgtgtgtgtgtgcgtgcgttttAATGACCGAGTGTTGTGTTGCTCACATGGATTGATTCTGGTCATATTTGAATGTGCAGAGTCCAAACTGGAACAGGAGGAAGTTCATGGAGTGCtgcacaaaatcaacacaatggTCACATGCACTAGTATACACAACCTTCATCTCACATCACATACGGACAACATTtcagaccacacacacacacgaaggCAGagcacttattttatttatccaaacacacaaaacatcacaatCAATCAAGAACAGCAcactgattgtgtgtgtgtgtgtgtgtgtctttaccTTTCTCAGTTTGCAGTATCTCTCCTCTGGTGTGTCCAGTCCATTAGTCAGAGCACTGACTGACGGCCCATCACTGATCCCTAcacaacaaacatacacaattaacaaacatttaaatggcacttgtgtgtgtgtgtgttttagttaCTGACCTGTGAATTCTCCATCTATAGCGATAAAATCTGCCTCTTCTACAGCTTCACACAACCGAGGAAGAGCCTCCTTAAAatctacacaaacaaacacctgttGACACTTAAatctacacacacacctgaggAAGAGCCTTAAAATCTACTCACATTAATACGCAGGATGACACTACTTAAAATCTAGACAAACACAACAGTAATACACGTGTATAGACACAAACCCGTTAATTCACACAGTCACACACTCAAATCCACACAACAGAAGCattcatttcacacacacacacacacacacacacacacacacacacacacacacacacacacacacacacacacaaacatttaagaaGGCACACAGCAAAACAACACACTCACTGACAAGCGAAAACACATCACTAACGTTTAAGCTTGACACAttaatgcacaaaaaacaacacGCGCACAAGTACACACAAACGCGTGAAGTAGCGCGCGCAGTGTTtaggagtgtgtgtttgtttgtgtttgtgatgtgtcgCCTTGTTTCATGAAATTGTTTTTCTTACTGTGTCTCGTAACCTCCATCCTGCAAATCAGCAAGAAACAAGCACACTCGGACCTTTAACCCGCGCCGCCGGAAATACTCACGCGCACTTCCGCTTCCGGCCGCTCTTCCAGCAGGCGGCGCTCTGAAGCCCATATGCATGAAAGAAATGTGTGGATGTTTCTCactgaatgtgtttatgtagaCTTGAATTGGATTACATGTGTGATCATCTCTGACACACGAGTTATGAGAATGTGCTGTCGCGGTGTAGTTCAGTGTAAGAACGCGCAGTGATCAGAATGACTGTGATTGGCTCATTGTCTGCAGGAGCACGTGACCAATGATTCCACTGATGTActtgcacacacagacatgtcATCAGTGTTGATATCAGAGAGAATCACTGTGTTTGTGTCCTACACTGCaaaacatgactttctttcttcgtaTGTTAAGCAAAACGACCTAAGAAAAGAAGTCTTGTATTTAGAACAGAAATATTAAAGTTCAGTGAATTTGTACTTTTAACAGTTTAAACTACAAATTCACTGaactttcatatttttgttgtaaaaacaagacttcttttcttaggtcattttctcatcaagaaaatgcatcttgactCAAGAATTTGTcaacatttgtactggaaaacaacacaaacatactaagtaagaaagtcatcaCTTCAGAACTCTATTCAATCTCTTATTCTATCCAGTGAAGGAGTTTGTTGTTCTTCTTTACATCACTCACAATATGAGCAGAAGTCTGTATGTTGGATCTGTATTTTAATTTCTCCATTTTTGAGATTGTAGTATTTCGCTCTGCACTTTAACATTATTGTAATTACTGAACAATGACTTGTTATTGACCAGGTTCTTATTATTATCTGTTAACTCAGTTTGTGTCAGTGTTATCTTACTCCTTTCACTTTCACCACAATACTGTAAAAACAGAAACTTTTTGACATTACCAGTGAGCAGATTAATAGTGAAAGTGAAGCTGTGTGTGtggtatgtgtttgtttgtgtgcgtgcgtgtgtgtgtgagatgtgggCAGGTCTCGTGCTCTGGTgaaacactttctgtttctgttaAAGTTTTAACACTTCAATAAACTTGAAGAGCTGATGAGTGACTCGAGCTGAAGATCCCGAGAGAAAGAAGTGTCTtcttcattgtgtgtgtgttgtgtgtttgtgtgtagatcAGATGATGGGTGATGTACAGATCAAAGTAGATTCAGATGTGAGTGTATCAGAGGGGCTGTCATCAGTCCAGTTCACCTGTCACTGCTGTTATGATCTTCTCATTGACCCCACCACGCTCACATGCGGTCACACCTACTGTCGGCACTGTCTGGCCATGTGGTGGTCTTCGTCCGGCAGGCCGGAGTGTCCAGA harbors:
- the parn gene encoding poly(A)-specific ribonuclease PARN isoform X2, with the translated sequence MEVTRHNFKEALPRLCEAVEEADFIAIDGEFTGISDGPSVSALTNGLDTPEERYCKLRKHSMNFLLFQFGLCTFKYDQNQSIYITKAFNFYVFPKPFNRTSPDIKFICQSSSIDFLASQGFDFNKVFRSGIPYLTQEEESQLREQYEERRGQINGNGPITYTPNSSMSVSHVPEDQRAFIKTVEDKVEDLLKNSEKSVDLEPCTGFQRKLIYQTLNSRQSKGLHVETLENDKKERFIQISKVDDEERRRREQQKQQREQEELNDAVGFSRVIRAVSKSGKLVVGHNMLLDVMHTIHQFCGPVPEELDDFKEVTMSVFPRLVDTKLMASIQPFKEIIHNTSLGELHKRLIEKPFKSPQTECPENFQSYDTSSEQLHEAGYDAYITGLCFISMANYLGTFLTPPKSHISARSKLLEPFYNKLFLMRVIDIPYLNMCGPDLQPKRDHVLYVTFPKEWKTCDLYQLFSAFGNIQVSWIDDTSAFVSLSQTDQVQIAINTSRYAESYRIQTYAEYIQSRQKSTNTNRRWASDGWADTSYSAAAMMTGSGFSHGHSRQHSKKRSISPSLEEQNCNADSSWTHYCSVKKIKTDGDGSQAQADVSGSDGAVDWLGQQTDEGGSYPGQDQEEEPIRGKRNRKHKKRKSDDAETTPPPLFDVPQVW
- the parn gene encoding poly(A)-specific ribonuclease PARN isoform X1, producing MHMGFRAPPAGRAAGSGSAHFKEALPRLCEAVEEADFIAIDGEFTGISDGPSVSALTNGLDTPEERYCKLRKHSMNFLLFQFGLCTFKYDQNQSIYITKAFNFYVFPKPFNRTSPDIKFICQSSSIDFLASQGFDFNKVFRSGIPYLTQEEESQLREQYEERRGQINGNGPITYTPNSSMSVSHVPEDQRAFIKTVEDKVEDLLKNSEKSVDLEPCTGFQRKLIYQTLNSRQSKGLHVETLENDKKERFIQISKVDDEERRRREQQKQQREQEELNDAVGFSRVIRAVSKSGKLVVGHNMLLDVMHTIHQFCGPVPEELDDFKEVTMSVFPRLVDTKLMASIQPFKEIIHNTSLGELHKRLIEKPFKSPQTECPENFQSYDTSSEQLHEAGYDAYITGLCFISMANYLGTFLTPPKSHISARSKLLEPFYNKLFLMRVIDIPYLNMCGPDLQPKRDHVLYVTFPKEWKTCDLYQLFSAFGNIQVSWIDDTSAFVSLSQTDQVQIAINTSRYAESYRIQTYAEYIQSRQKSTNTNRRWASDGWADTSYSAAAMMTGSGFSHGHSRQHSKKRSISPSLEEQNCNADSSWTHYCSVKKIKTDGDGSQAQADVSGSDGAVDWLGQQTDEGGSYPGQDQEEEPIRGKRNRKHKKRKSDDAETTPPPLFDVPQVW